The sequence below is a genomic window from Ipomoea triloba cultivar NCNSP0323 chromosome 10, ASM357664v1.
CCATCCTGAAGCTCAGCTTTATACACAGTGCTTAAACTGCTGGCTCCTATAATGTTGTCTTCGCTGAAACAGTTAGTGGCAGTTTCCAACTCCTCTCGGCTAAACCTCCTGAGGCTCAACGAGGTGTATTCTGGACCTGTAATTTCAGcatcttttactttttgtttcttgaTGTGCTGATGAAGTAGGTAAGTTGCGAATGCCAGGACGACGAGAATGAAAACAGAAGCAAGTGCTGCAAGAATGATTATGGTTTTGTTTGACAAGCGGTGAGAATTCACACGATAGCAAGGCCTGAGCACCTGTTTTCCGCAAAGAGATGGATTTCCATCTAAATCAGAAGAAGTAATGTTTGCAAATAGACCTGTCTCCGGAATGTGGCCTTCAAGTTGGTTGAAAGAAAGGTTGAGATGCTCTAAGGTATGCATTTTGGCAAGGCTTTCAGGAATGGTGCCTCTGAAATTGTTGTGAGAAAGATCGAGAGAGTGAAGATGTTGCATTTTTGCCAAACTTTCAGGAAGCTCACCGTCTAGTTGATTATGGGAGAGGTTCAAGTTCATGATCTCGCTAAATCGAGTGAAAATATCTGCTGGAACTTGACCAGATAGCGTGTTCCCCGACAGATCTAGAGAAAATAAGTTTCTGCAGTTTTTCAGGGATCTGGGGATCCTTCCTGAGAAGTTGTTGCTTGACAAGTCTATCTCTTGCACCATTTCTAACATGCCAATCTCATCTGGAATTATCCCCTCCAAGAAATTGTGGGAGAGATTCAAGTAAAATTGCATACTTTTCATGCTTGCCACTGATGATGGAGAAACATGTCCAGTGAGAAGGTTGTGTGACAGATCCAACATCATCAGCCGTCTAAGATTTGTTATGCTTTCTGGGATAGTCCCGTTGAGCATGTTCCCACTAAGATCAAGCTGAGAAAGTAACTCGAGCTTTGAGACAGAATCTGGAATTGGACCAATGAATTTGTTGTGCTGCAGACGTAGATTAGTGAGTTGTTTAAGATCAAAGAGTTTCTCAGGGATTGGCCCTTCCAACTCGTTGTTGAACAGCGAAAGGCCTTGCAGGTTTGCAAGCTTTGATAGCTCAGGTGGGATGGTTCCTGAAAAACTATTTTCGTGTAGCTCCAAATCCATCAGGTGGCTCAAATCACCAATCTCTCTTGGGATCGGTCCATCCAACGAGTTACCCACTGCCCTCAGGATACGCAGATTGGATAGTCTGCCAATATCTGGTTTCAGTTTTCCACTGAAATTATTATAACTTAAATCTATCACCTGAAGCATCGAGCAATCGAAGAGATCATCCGGGATCTCCCCCGACATTTTATTTCCACCCAAAGACAGGTAAGTGAGGTTTCCTAATTCCCCCAACCCATTGGGTATGTTTCCCGAAACTCTATTATAACTCATAGTTATAACTAGAAGACGTGTGCAGTTAACGATACTGGATGGGATTGTTCCTTCCAAGAGGTTGTTATTCATGGTAAGGTTCTGTAAATTATGTAGCAATCCTATGTCTGACGGAATCGGGCCAGTCAAAGAATTGAACCCAATGGACAGATATGTTAAGGTTGTCAAATTTGTTATGGATGAAGGAATATGGCCAGTGAATCTGTTGATGTGGAGAGTGAGAACTTGTAGTGATTCTAAGGACCCTATCTCGGAAGGAATGGTACCGGTTAACTCGTTCTGGGACAGCCCCAAATGGGTTAATGATTTGAGTTGAAACAATGATGTTGGGATTGAGGAGTTCAACTTATTGTTGTACAACCTCAGGATTTCCAAATTCTCTAAGTTCCCAAGCTCAGGGGGAATACTACCTGTAAATTCATTGCTAAATATATTCAAGATGGTAAGATTCCTACAGAGCCCAATCTCAGATGGGATTTTCCCAGAAAGGAAGTTGAAATGCAACTGAAGAATTTGCAAACTGGACAGATTTCCTATTGCTGGTGGTATTGGTCCAGATAAGTGGTTTTGGCTCAGATCAAAAGCCTGAATGGCTTTCAACCTACCAATGGATGAAGGGATGGATCCAACTAATGTGTTACCATAACCGACGAATAGCTCGAGGTTAACCAGATTGCCAAAATCGGCAGGAATTGTGCCGGTGAGGTTATTGAAAATGAGACTTACTTGTAACAAGGAAGTGCAGTTGAATAAGGCATGGGGTATACTCCCATTAAGAAAATTGTTTCCAAAATCTAGACTCTCCAGGCTTCCAAGGCCCCCTAGCTCAGACGGGATTGGACCCGAGAGAAAGTTGCTGAAAAGTATGAGCTCAAGAAGGTGTGAGCAAAGCCCCAACTGGGGTGGGATTTTGCCAGTGAAGAAATTCAAGGTGAGATCAAGAACCTGGAGATTGGAGAGGTTCCCAATGGAGGGAGAGATTTCCCCTTTCAACTGCATGTCAATGAGGGAAATGTTGACGACCCGAGTCGACAAAGGATCACATGTAACCCCAGTCCAGTTGCAGTGTCCCTTTGCATCAGTCCAGTCCACAAGGCTGCCTAAAGGGTCATCAAGAATTGAGGCCTTGAAAGCTTTCATGGCCTCAACTTCTACTTCCAAGCTGCTTGGTTCTCCTGCCTGAACCATAATGAGCAAGGCAGAAGACAATATGGCTAATGCTAAACATACTTTCTGTGACATTTTTACTTTGATAGGAATAAAAATACTTATTATGATTCAAAGTTGAATAAAATGGCAGTATATATTGAGACCCCCAGTGTGCTAAAGCTTTAAAAGGACTCCACTTGTTTGTTTAATATATGAAGAAAAAGATTCTGCGTTCTTTGCTTAATGGACCCCAACTTctagaaagaaacaaaaactaCTACATGTTCAGAACTCATGAGTACAGTGATACAGTCTACTTCCATCTCCCCTACCTATGACTGAGAAGTGAGAACCGCACATAGAGTCCACAATTGTCAACACAAGTTTCCTAATGATATAAATGCTATAGGATTTTTTATTGTCTCACTATAATGGGCACTTGTATGCCGTTCATACTTGTACAATCATATGTTCATATTGATGGAATGCCATCCAgagtgaataattaaataaggtTCACAGATtctgaggatttaaaatatatagagaACAACTCTCAATTCGCGAAGAATAATTAATAGTCGAGGGATTTGTGTTGTTTGTTCGTATTTATACGAACAAGAAATTCAAGTATGACTTGCGTTTctagtataatttttattgtgttttactgaaaaaaaaattaattttgagaaACTCAAATggaacttttgttttttttaccaaaaactCAAGTCTTAAAcgagtttttctttcttttgtctAACTTTTAAAGTTGCTCATTGTTATCCATTTCCTTGTGCTTTTTGATCATTTCAATCAATTTCCCGTGTTGACCCAACCTTCTGGCCTAGGGTCAAGCCACCTTGGGCCAACCATGAGGTCGGTCGCTAGGGTCCCTCATCCTAGGTCAATTCTTCTCGCTCCAGGTCATATCATCTATGTAATTTGGATCCGGGCCCAATATATTCgttacacacacacgcacacacatatatatggagGATTCATGTGATCGAGAACAAGCTCCCGGATAATAAGTGAGAACTAATATAATCTATCAATTTGGAATTAAGGCTTATTAGAAAATAAAGGTAAAAATGTCGgggttagttttataaatattttaaacctttttttgagaagtaaatattttaagagttaataccacaaatggtcctctgactattgggctagtactccttttagtcctcgactttcaattcgaccacaaatggtcctctgacttttatttttgaccacaaatagtcctccattaaaaattctattaaataggtgttaaatctagggatattatcgtcaaattgatatatataagtgtcataaaataaaaatgtttacaatttttcaccaacaaacataattgaaaaaaattaacaaatataaatactcctaaataaaaacacaatacaCATTAgtctcgtaattatgcgtacaaaatgaaaatttaatattagagctatctatttttaatttaaccaacagattaaaatggaagatttttttttaaaaccttgtttccataattttcatggttgttcatacatggctgattaatagttttcactcttcattaatcgatcaaacattttgtttgggacataactgaaggtcACCAccattgaattaatataattaatcaaatacaaattgcgaacattaatcatggaatttttttaatttgttcatttatgtgatttttcacgtcctttttgttattatatttattaacttaatgtttattaatgtttgaaattaattatggtgtcatataattctcaaaaagaagtaatcataataatattaatcaatttgacgatattacccctagatttaacacctattNGCTTAATGGACCCCAACTTctagaaagaaacaaaaactaCTACATGTTCAGAACTCATGAGTACAGTGATACAGTCTACTTCCATCTCCCCTACCTATGACTGAGAAGTGAGAACCGCACATAGAGTCCACAATTGTCAACACAAGTTTCCTAATGATATAAATGCTATAGGATTTTTTATTGTCTCACTATAATGGGCACTTGTATGCCGTTCATACTTGTACAATCATATGTTCATATTGATGGAATGCCATCCAgagtgaataattaaataaggtTCACAGATtctgaggatttaaaatatatagagaACAACTCTCAATTCGCGAAGAATAATTAATAGTCGAGGGATTTGTGTTGTTTGTTCGTATTTATACGAACAAGAAATTCAAGTATGACTTGCGTTTctagtataatttttattgtgttttactgaaaaaaaaattaattttgagaaACTCAAATggaacttttgttttttttaccaaaaactCAAGTCTTAAAcgagtttttctttcttttgtctAACTTTTAAAGTTGCTCATTGTTATCCATTTCCTTGTGCTTTTTGATCATTTCAATCAATTTCCCGTGTTGACCCAACCTTCTGGCCTAGGGTCAAGCCACCTTGGGCCAACCATGAGGTCGGTCGCTAGGGTCCCTCATCCTAGGTCAATTCTTCTCGCTCCAGGTCATATCATCTATGTAATTTGGATCCGGGCCCAATATATTCgttacacacacacgcacacacatatatatggagGATTCATGTGATCGAGAACAAGCTCCCGGATAATAAGTGAGAACTAATATAATCTATCAATTTGGAATTAAGGCTTATTAGAAAATAAAGGTAAAAATGTCGgggttagttttataaatattttaaacctttttttgagaagtaaatattttaagagttaataccacaaatggtcctctgactattgggctagtactccttttagtcctcgacttt
It includes:
- the LOC116033462 gene encoding LRR receptor-like serine/threonine-protein kinase FLS2, with amino-acid sequence MSQKVCLALAILSSALLIMVQAGEPSSLEVEVEAMKAFKASILDDPLGSLVDWTDAKGHCNWTGVTCDPLSTRVVNISLIDMQLKGEISPSIGNLSNLQVLDLTLNFFTGKIPPQLGLCSHLLELILFSNFLSGPIPSELGGLGSLESLDFGNNFLNGSIPHALFNCTSLLQVSLIFNNLTGTIPADFGNLVNLELFVGYGNTLVGSIPSSIGRLKAIQAFDLSQNHLSGPIPPAIGNLSSLQILQLHFNFLSGKIPSEIGLCRNLTILNIFSNEFTGSIPPELGNLENLEILRLYNNKLNSSIPTSLFQLKSLTHLGLSQNELTGTIPSEIGSLESLQVLTLHINRFTGHIPSSITNLTTLTYLSIGFNSLTGPIPSDIGLLHNLQNLTMNNNLLEGTIPSSIVNCTRLLVITMSYNRVSGNIPNGLGELGNLTYLSLGGNKMSGEIPDDLFDCSMLQVIDLSYNNFSGKLKPDIGRLSNLRILRAVGNSLDGPIPREIGDLSHLMDLELHENSFSGTIPPELSKLANLQGLSLFNNELEGPIPEKLFDLKQLTNLRLQHNKFIGPIPDSVSKLELLSQLDLSGNMLNGTIPESITNLRRLMMLDLSHNLLTGHVSPSSVASMKSMQFYLNLSHNFLEGIIPDEIGMLEMVQEIDLSSNNFSGRIPRSLKNCRNLFSLDLSGNTLSGQVPADIFTRFSEIMNLNLSHNQLDGELPESLAKMQHLHSLDLSHNNFRGTIPESLAKMHTLEHLNLSFNQLEGHIPETGLFANITSSDLDGNPSLCGKQVLRPCYRVNSHRLSNKTIIILAALASVFILVVLAFATYLLHQHIKKQKVKDAEITGPEYTSLSLRRFSREELETATNCFSEDNIIGASSLSTVYKAELQDGNIVAVKNLNLKQFSAESDKCFDREVKTLSHLRHRNLVKVCGFAWESNRIKALVLEYMENGNLDRIIHNPDSDDSRLTLSKRIEVLVSVASGLSYLHSGYDFPIVHCDLKPSNILLDNNLNAHVSDFGTARMLGIQESSTSSTSAFEGTIGYMAPEFAYMRKVTTKVDVFSFGIIAMELITRRRPTGLTGEDQLPITLRQLVQKAIDNSTGGISEILDPYLAAHASKKQDAMEALLDLALSCTCSDPQDRPNMEEVLSTLSKLSKMA